One Sodalis praecaptivus DNA segment encodes these proteins:
- the metC gene encoding cystathionine beta-lyase has translation MTSKKLETVLVSAGRKPSFTHGSVNPVIQRASSLVFDSVQHKKKATAGRASGELFYGRRGTLTHFSLQQAMVELEGGAGCALYPCGTAAVSNAILSFVSAGDHILVTNSAYEPTQDFCRHILGKMNIATTWFDPLIGADIGSLLQDNTRVVMLESPGSITMEVQDIPAIVRAVRARKPDIVIMLDNTWAAGILLKALDLGVDISLQAGTKYLIGHSDAMIGTAVANARCWEQLREQSYLMGQMVDADTAYMAARGLRTLGIRLKQHEENGLRVARWLAQRPEVAVVNHPALPGSKGHDVFVRDFTGASGLFSFVLKQRLSDQQLAHYLDHFTHFSMAYSWGGFESLILANQPEELAAIRPAGGVDFTGTLVRLHIGLENGDDLIDDLAAGFARIAQGER, from the coding sequence ATGACGTCGAAGAAATTGGAAACGGTGCTGGTCAGCGCCGGCAGAAAACCCTCGTTTACCCATGGGTCGGTTAATCCGGTAATCCAGCGGGCATCCTCGCTGGTTTTTGACTCAGTCCAGCATAAGAAAAAGGCGACGGCGGGACGCGCCAGCGGCGAGCTGTTTTATGGCCGGCGCGGCACGCTTACTCATTTCTCATTGCAGCAAGCGATGGTGGAGTTGGAAGGGGGTGCCGGCTGCGCGCTCTATCCCTGCGGTACCGCAGCAGTCAGCAATGCGATTCTTTCCTTCGTCTCGGCGGGCGATCATATATTGGTGACCAATTCAGCCTATGAACCGACGCAAGACTTCTGCCGGCATATCCTTGGCAAAATGAATATCGCCACCACGTGGTTTGATCCGCTCATCGGTGCGGATATCGGCTCTCTGCTTCAGGATAATACGCGGGTGGTGATGCTGGAATCCCCCGGTTCGATTACCATGGAAGTGCAGGATATCCCGGCCATCGTACGCGCGGTGCGGGCCAGAAAGCCGGATATCGTCATTATGCTGGATAATACCTGGGCGGCAGGCATATTACTTAAGGCGCTGGATTTGGGCGTCGATATCTCCCTTCAAGCCGGCACTAAATATCTGATCGGCCATTCCGATGCGATGATCGGTACCGCGGTAGCCAACGCGCGCTGCTGGGAGCAGTTGCGCGAGCAATCCTATCTGATGGGACAGATGGTTGACGCCGATACCGCGTATATGGCCGCACGGGGGCTGCGTACGCTCGGCATCCGGCTAAAGCAGCATGAGGAAAACGGCCTGCGCGTGGCGCGCTGGCTGGCGCAGCGGCCTGAGGTGGCGGTAGTCAATCACCCGGCGCTGCCGGGCAGCAAAGGGCATGACGTCTTCGTGCGCGACTTCACCGGGGCCAGCGGGCTGTTTTCTTTTGTGCTAAAGCAACGATTAAGCGATCAGCAACTGGCACATTACCTGGACCACTTCACGCATTTCAGCATGGCTTACTCATGGGGCGGTTTCGAATCGCTGATACTGGCGAATCAGCCGGAAGAACTGGCGGCCATACGGCCCGCGGGCGGTGTCGATTTCACCGGCACGCTGGTGCGGCTGCACATCGGGCTGGAAAACGGCGATGATCTCATCGACGATTTGGCCGCCGGCTTCGCCCGCATCGCGCAAGGAGAGCGATAA
- a CDS encoding DedA family protein — protein sequence MNLLEEIIRALWHQDFAALADPRVIWVVYGVMFTTLFLENGLLPASFLPGDSLLLLSGAMVAKGVMAFFPTLIILSAAAGFGCWFSYLQGRWLGDTRIVRSWLLHLPAHYHLRAYTMFNRHGLTALLVGRFLAFVRTLLPTMAGISGLSNTRFQLFNWLSALIWVTVLVTLGYAISHVPVVKHHEDQVMMALIVLPVVLLVTGLIGSVLLIIRRRRVKNA from the coding sequence ATGAATCTACTAGAAGAGATTATCCGGGCGCTTTGGCATCAGGATTTTGCCGCTTTGGCCGATCCCCGGGTGATCTGGGTGGTCTATGGGGTAATGTTTACCACGCTGTTTTTAGAAAATGGATTGCTGCCGGCTTCCTTTTTGCCGGGTGATAGTCTACTGCTGCTCTCGGGCGCGATGGTCGCCAAAGGCGTCATGGCGTTTTTTCCCACGCTCATCATTCTCAGCGCGGCGGCGGGTTTCGGCTGCTGGTTCAGCTACCTGCAGGGGCGCTGGCTGGGTGATACGCGCATCGTCAGAAGTTGGTTGCTCCATCTGCCCGCCCACTATCACCTGCGCGCTTACACCATGTTTAATCGTCACGGGCTGACCGCGCTGCTGGTCGGCCGTTTTCTGGCTTTTGTGCGCACGCTGCTGCCGACGATGGCCGGCATCTCCGGCCTCAGCAATACCCGTTTTCAGCTGTTCAATTGGTTAAGCGCGCTAATCTGGGTCACCGTGCTGGTGACCCTTGGCTATGCTATCAGTCATGTGCCGGTGGTGAAACATCATGAAGATCAGGTGATGATGGCGCTAATCGTCCTGCCCGTGGTGCTGCTGGTCACCGGTCTGATAGGCAGCGTACTGCTGATTATCCGCCGGCGGCGGGTGAAAAACGCCTAA
- the dkgA gene encoding 2,5-didehydrogluconate reductase DkgA, with product MTTQPTVTFHDGHTMPQLGLGVWKASNQEVVTAIEAALEAGYRSIDTAAIYKNEEGVGQALQGATVAREDLFITTKLWNGDQTMAQKAIEQSLAKLRLDYVDLYLMHWPVPSKDNFVQAWRDMVKLKEEGLAKSIGVCNFEPHHLQRLLDETGVVPVINQIELHPLLQQQALRDFDARHQILTESWSPLAQGGKGVFDQAIIRELADKYGKTPAQIVIRWHIDNALVVIPKSVTPARIRANFDVLDFSLTQDDLDAIATLDSGKRLGSHPDTMAMV from the coding sequence ATGACAACGCAACCTACGGTCACATTCCACGATGGACATACCATGCCGCAGTTGGGTTTGGGGGTTTGGAAAGCCAGTAACCAGGAAGTGGTCACCGCAATCGAGGCGGCGCTGGAGGCCGGCTATCGCTCCATTGATACCGCGGCTATTTACAAAAACGAAGAGGGTGTCGGTCAGGCGCTGCAGGGCGCCACGGTGGCGCGGGAAGATCTGTTTATTACCACTAAACTGTGGAACGGCGATCAAACCATGGCCCAGAAGGCTATCGAGCAAAGTCTGGCCAAGCTACGCCTGGATTATGTCGATCTTTATTTAATGCACTGGCCGGTACCGAGCAAGGATAACTTTGTACAGGCCTGGCGCGACATGGTGAAACTGAAGGAAGAAGGGCTGGCGAAAAGCATCGGGGTGTGTAATTTCGAGCCGCACCATCTTCAGCGCCTGCTGGATGAAACCGGCGTGGTGCCGGTGATAAACCAAATTGAGCTGCATCCGCTGTTGCAGCAGCAGGCGTTACGAGACTTCGATGCCCGGCATCAGATTTTGACTGAATCCTGGAGTCCTCTGGCGCAGGGCGGTAAAGGGGTGTTTGACCAGGCGATTATCCGAGAGCTGGCGGACAAATACGGCAAAACGCCGGCGCAGATTGTTATCCGCTGGCATATCGATAACGCCTTGGTGGTGATCCCGAAATCGGTCACGCCGGCGCGGATACGCGCTAACTTCGACGTACTCGACTTCAGCCTGACGCAGGATGATCTGGATGCCATTGCCACATTGGACAGCGGCAAACGGCTGGGTTCGCATCCGGATACCATGGCTATGGTCTGA
- the ftsP gene encoding cell division protein FtsP: MSLSRRRFIQASGVTLAASALPLRARAADAPVALPIPPLLESRRGQPLFLTLQRSHWTFAAGRRAATWGINGGYLGPTVRVFNGDDVKLIYNNRLNEPVAMTVSGLQMPGTLMGGAARMMSPGADWSPVLPIRQPAATCWYHANTPNRMAPHVYNGLAGLWLVEDALSKVLPLPNHYGVDDFPLIIQDKRLDNFGQPVYNPPASGGFLGDTLLVNGAQSPFVEVSRGWVRLRLLNASNARRYQLQLSDGRAMQVVAGDQGFLPAPVPVTRLSLAPGERREILIDMSKGEDVVITAGEAAGLMDRVRGFFEPSSILVNTTVLTLKPTGLLPLVTDNLPMRLLSDQLIDGGISRTREFSLGGATPDINGALWNMSRNDFQSLQGSFERWIVHTNTPQAFHIQGVAFLIKRVNGSTPLPEDQGWKDTVWVDNEVELLVWFPQVAPEHFPYLYYSQTLEMADRGATGQFVVRPAALG, from the coding sequence ATGTCACTCAGTCGGCGTCGGTTTATTCAGGCATCCGGGGTTACGCTTGCGGCCAGCGCGCTGCCGCTGCGGGCGCGAGCCGCCGATGCGCCCGTAGCGCTGCCGATCCCACCCTTGCTGGAATCACGCCGCGGGCAGCCGTTATTTCTGACGCTGCAGCGCTCGCACTGGACCTTTGCCGCCGGCCGACGCGCCGCTACCTGGGGCATCAACGGCGGTTATCTCGGCCCGACGGTGCGGGTGTTCAACGGTGATGACGTCAAACTTATTTATAACAATCGGCTGAATGAACCCGTGGCAATGACCGTCAGCGGTCTGCAGATGCCCGGTACGCTAATGGGCGGCGCGGCGCGGATGATGTCGCCGGGCGCGGACTGGTCGCCGGTGCTGCCGATCCGTCAGCCGGCGGCCACCTGTTGGTACCATGCCAATACTCCTAATCGTATGGCGCCGCATGTCTATAACGGCCTGGCGGGGTTATGGCTGGTGGAGGATGCCCTAAGCAAAGTGCTGCCGCTGCCGAATCATTATGGCGTCGATGACTTCCCGCTTATCATCCAGGACAAACGGCTGGATAATTTCGGCCAGCCGGTGTACAACCCACCCGCCAGCGGCGGTTTCCTCGGTGATACTCTGCTGGTGAACGGCGCGCAGAGCCCCTTTGTGGAAGTGTCGCGCGGTTGGGTGCGTCTGCGGCTGCTCAATGCCTCCAACGCTCGGCGTTATCAGCTGCAACTCAGCGACGGCCGCGCCATGCAGGTCGTTGCCGGCGACCAGGGGTTCTTGCCTGCGCCGGTGCCGGTCACCCGGCTGTCGCTGGCGCCTGGCGAGCGGCGTGAGATTCTCATCGACATGTCCAAAGGGGAAGACGTGGTCATCACCGCCGGCGAAGCGGCCGGTCTGATGGATCGGGTACGCGGCTTTTTTGAACCCTCGTCAATACTGGTCAATACCACGGTGCTGACGCTTAAACCGACCGGGCTGTTACCCTTGGTCACCGATAACCTGCCGATGCGCTTGTTGTCCGATCAACTGATCGACGGCGGCATCAGCCGCACCCGCGAGTTCTCCCTCGGGGGGGCTACCCCCGATATCAACGGTGCGCTATGGAATATGAGCCGCAACGACTTTCAAAGTTTACAGGGCAGTTTTGAGCGCTGGATAGTCCATACCAATACCCCGCAGGCGTTCCATATTCAGGGGGTGGCTTTTCTGATTAAACGCGTCAATGGCAGCACGCCATTGCCGGAAGATCAGGGTTGGAAAGATACGGTGTGGGTCGATAACGAAGTGGAACTGCTGGTTTGGTTCCCACAGGTGGCGCCGGAGCACTTTCCTTATCTCTATTACAGCCAGACGCTGGAAATGGCCGATCGCGGCGCCACGGGGCAATTTGTCGTACGGCCCGCGGCCCTGGGTTAA
- a CDS encoding 1-acylglycerol-3-phosphate O-acyltransferase, with the protein MLAIVRTILVVLLSIIICVFGLIYCLFSPRDPRHVATFGRWFGRMSPLFGIRVEVRHPEGVTLPQNCIYIANHQNNYDMVTAAYVVQPRTVTVGKKSLLWIPLFGPLYWLTGNLLIDRDNSARAHSTLTEIVQSIKKRNISIWMFPEGTRSRGRGLLPFKTGAFYTAIAAEVPIVPICVSNTSNKIKLNRWSNGLVIIEILPPVETAGYSREQVRALTRHCREVMKNKLDDLNAEVARRETLER; encoded by the coding sequence ATGCTCGCTATTGTTCGCACCATTTTGGTGGTGCTGTTGTCGATAATCATCTGCGTTTTTGGCTTGATTTATTGCTTGTTCAGCCCGCGAGACCCTCGTCATGTCGCCACCTTCGGCCGCTGGTTTGGCCGTATGTCGCCCCTGTTTGGCATCCGGGTGGAAGTTCGCCATCCCGAAGGCGTGACGCTACCGCAAAATTGCATTTATATTGCCAATCATCAGAACAACTACGATATGGTAACCGCGGCCTATGTCGTGCAGCCGCGTACCGTAACGGTGGGAAAAAAAAGCCTGCTATGGATCCCGCTGTTTGGGCCGCTTTACTGGTTGACCGGCAATTTGCTTATCGATCGCGACAACAGCGCCCGCGCCCATAGCACGCTTACCGAAATCGTACAGAGTATCAAAAAGCGCAATATTTCCATCTGGATGTTTCCAGAAGGGACCCGCAGCCGCGGTCGCGGTTTGCTGCCCTTTAAAACCGGGGCGTTCTACACCGCGATTGCCGCCGAGGTTCCTATTGTGCCGATTTGCGTTTCTAATACCTCGAACAAAATCAAACTCAATCGCTGGTCCAACGGCTTGGTCATCATCGAAATCTTGCCGCCGGTCGAAACGGCCGGTTATAGCCGTGAGCAGGTGCGCGCATTGACCCGACACTGTCGGGAAGTGATGAAAAACAAGCTCGACGATTTGAACGCGGAAGTGGCCAGGCGAGAAACGCTGGAGCGCTGA
- the parC gene encoding DNA topoisomerase IV subunit A, whose translation MSELTHDGAERLALHKFTENAYLNYSMYVIMDRALPFIGDGLKPVQRRIVYAMSELGLNASAKYKKSARTVGDVLGKYHPHGDSACYEAMVLMAQPFSYRYPMVDGQGNWGAPDDPKSFAAMRYTESRLSRYAEVLLGELGQGTVDYVPNFDGTLEEPKMLPARLPNVLLNGTTGIAVGMATDIPPHNINEVAAAAIALLGNPSATLENLLEYVKGPDFPTEAEIITPHDDLRKIYQTGRGSVRMRALWTIEEGEAVISALPHQVSGAKVLEQIASQMRAKKLPMVEDLRDESDHENPTRLVIVPRSNRVDLAQVMNHLFATTDLERSYRVNMNMIGLDGRPAVKNLHEILSEWLVYRRDTVRRRLNFRLEKVLRRLHILTGLLVAYLNLDEVIHIIRTEDEPKQVLMQRFELSETQADAILELKLRHLAKLEEMKLRGEQDELEKERDKIQAILASERKLSNLLKKEIEADAAAYGDARRSPLVERDEAKALSENELIPSEPVTVILSTMGWVRSAKGHDIDPSGLSYRSGDNYLSSVRGKSNQPVVFIDSTGRSYALEPAGLPSARGQGEPLTGKLTLPPGASVEQMLTGADDQKLLMASDAGYGFVCSFSDLVARNRAGKALLTLPENAKVMPPLWIKGAADKLLAFTQAGRLLMFPVDDLPQLSKGKGNKIISIPSAEAAAGKDRLAGLYLLSTKASVTFYVGKRKLTLRPEDLQKFSAERGRKGTLLPRGLQQIDRVEINDPLAGAGEEETA comes from the coding sequence ATGAGCGAGCTGACTCATGACGGCGCCGAACGCCTGGCGCTGCATAAATTTACCGAAAACGCGTACCTCAATTATTCCATGTACGTCATCATGGATCGTGCGCTACCGTTTATCGGCGACGGGCTCAAGCCGGTGCAACGCCGCATCGTTTATGCGATGTCGGAGCTGGGGCTGAACGCCAGCGCGAAATACAAAAAGTCGGCGCGTACCGTCGGCGACGTACTGGGTAAATACCATCCCCACGGCGATAGCGCCTGTTACGAAGCCATGGTGCTGATGGCGCAACCCTTTTCGTATCGCTATCCGATGGTGGATGGCCAGGGTAACTGGGGGGCGCCGGACGATCCCAAATCGTTCGCCGCCATGCGCTACACGGAATCGCGCCTGTCCCGCTATGCCGAAGTACTGCTCGGCGAATTGGGGCAAGGCACGGTGGATTACGTACCCAACTTCGACGGGACGCTAGAAGAGCCGAAGATGCTGCCGGCGCGGTTGCCGAATGTGTTGCTGAACGGCACGACCGGTATCGCGGTCGGGATGGCGACCGATATACCGCCTCATAACATCAACGAAGTGGCGGCCGCGGCGATTGCGCTGCTGGGCAACCCTTCCGCCACGTTGGAAAACTTGCTGGAATATGTAAAGGGGCCGGATTTTCCCACCGAGGCGGAAATCATTACTCCCCATGACGATCTGCGCAAGATTTACCAGACCGGCCGCGGCTCCGTGCGCATGCGCGCACTGTGGACCATCGAGGAGGGCGAGGCGGTTATCAGCGCGTTGCCGCATCAGGTTTCCGGCGCTAAGGTTCTGGAACAGATAGCCAGTCAGATGCGCGCGAAAAAATTGCCGATGGTGGAGGATTTGCGCGACGAATCGGACCATGAAAACCCGACCCGCCTGGTCATCGTCCCGCGCTCCAACCGCGTTGACCTGGCGCAGGTCATGAACCATCTTTTCGCCACTACCGATTTGGAACGCAGCTATCGCGTCAATATGAACATGATCGGGCTGGACGGCCGTCCGGCGGTGAAAAACCTGCACGAAATTTTGTCGGAATGGTTGGTTTATCGTCGCGACACCGTACGCCGCCGGCTGAACTTCCGCCTGGAGAAAGTCCTGCGCCGGTTGCATATCCTGACCGGCCTGTTGGTGGCCTACCTCAACCTGGATGAGGTTATCCACATTATCCGCACCGAGGATGAGCCGAAACAGGTTCTGATGCAGCGATTCGAGCTGAGCGAAACCCAGGCTGACGCCATTCTCGAATTAAAACTCCGCCACTTGGCCAAATTGGAAGAAATGAAGCTCCGCGGCGAACAGGATGAGCTGGAGAAGGAACGCGACAAAATCCAGGCGATCCTGGCCTCGGAACGCAAGCTGAGCAACCTGCTGAAAAAAGAAATCGAGGCGGATGCCGCCGCTTACGGCGATGCGCGCCGCTCGCCGCTGGTGGAACGCGACGAGGCGAAAGCGCTGAGCGAAAATGAGCTGATTCCGTCGGAGCCGGTGACGGTGATCCTGTCGACCATGGGCTGGGTACGCAGCGCCAAGGGCCACGATATCGATCCGAGCGGGCTTAGTTACCGATCCGGCGACAATTACCTGTCGTCGGTGCGCGGCAAGAGCAACCAACCGGTGGTGTTCATCGACTCCACCGGACGCAGCTACGCCTTAGAGCCCGCCGGTCTACCGTCGGCGCGCGGCCAGGGCGAACCGCTGACCGGTAAACTAACGCTACCGCCGGGCGCCTCGGTGGAGCAAATGCTCACCGGCGCTGACGATCAGAAATTGCTGATGGCTTCCGATGCCGGCTACGGTTTCGTGTGCAGTTTTAGCGACTTAGTGGCGCGCAATCGCGCCGGTAAGGCGCTGTTGACGCTGCCGGAAAATGCCAAAGTCATGCCGCCGCTCTGGATAAAAGGCGCCGCCGATAAGCTGTTGGCGTTCACCCAAGCCGGGCGTTTGCTGATGTTCCCGGTCGACGATTTGCCGCAGCTGTCGAAAGGAAAAGGCAATAAAATCATCTCCATCCCCTCCGCAGAGGCGGCGGCGGGCAAGGATCGTCTCGCCGGTCTGTATCTGCTGTCCACCAAAGCCTCCGTTACTTTCTATGTCGGCAAACGCAAGCTCACTCTTCGCCCGGAAGACTTGCAGAAATTCAGCGCTGAACGCGGGCGTAAGGGAACGTTGTTGCCGCGCGGACTGCAACAAATCGATCGGGTGGAAATCAACGATCCGCTGGCCGGCGCCGGCGAAGAGGAAACGGCGTAA
- a CDS encoding putative quinol monooxygenase — MITVIAEIKVKPGRREAVLAAIEALRPNVLAEDGCGEYTLLTDYKAQVPWRKTAPDSIFMLEQWKSIRHLEQHQQTAHMDAHRANIRDDVMDVTFHILERRTGA; from the coding sequence ATGATCACGGTAATTGCAGAAATCAAAGTCAAACCGGGACGAAGAGAAGCGGTTTTAGCCGCTATCGAAGCGCTCAGGCCGAACGTGCTGGCCGAAGACGGATGCGGCGAATACACTTTGCTCACCGACTATAAAGCGCAAGTACCGTGGCGTAAAACCGCTCCCGACTCCATTTTTATGCTGGAACAATGGAAGAGCATTCGGCATTTGGAGCAGCACCAACAAACCGCACATATGGATGCCCATCGCGCCAATATTCGCGATGACGTGATGGATGTCACATTTCATATTTTAGAGAGACGCACGGGAGCGTAA
- the mtnK gene encoding S-methyl-5-thioribose kinase, translating to MTAYRTLTAADAVAYARRFAGVSDPGALIAAQEIGDGNLNLVFKILQADGVSRVIVKQALPYVRCVGESWPLTLDRARIEAETLLIHGRYCPQHTVRVIHHDPLQATMVLEDLSDHLIWRNELVKGAWYPDAARQLGEYLAQTLFHTSDFFQPPEEKKSEVARFSNPEMCRITEDLFFTDPYRVHERNAYEPELEADAAALRDDRELKLRVAVLKHRFLTKAEALLHGDIHSGSLFVARERLKVIDAEFGYYGPVGFDIGTAVGNLLLNYCGLPGLLPPREAAAGREQRLRDVQEVWQAFSEGFHGLAAEKSRDQTLAEPGYVQLFLREVLQDAIGYCGTELIRRTVGLAHVSDLDGIQDAEMRHACQRRALALGKMLILAAPHIADADALDARIRQHA from the coding sequence ATGACAGCTTACCGTACCCTTACCGCCGCTGACGCGGTGGCCTATGCCCGCCGGTTCGCCGGCGTAAGCGACCCCGGCGCGCTTATTGCCGCGCAGGAGATTGGTGACGGCAATCTCAATCTGGTATTCAAAATCTTACAGGCTGACGGCGTCAGCCGGGTCATCGTCAAACAGGCGCTGCCGTACGTGCGCTGCGTCGGGGAATCCTGGCCGCTGACGCTCGATCGGGCGCGTATTGAGGCGGAAACGCTGCTGATTCATGGCCGCTATTGCCCGCAGCACACGGTGCGGGTGATACATCACGATCCGCTCCAGGCGACGATGGTGCTGGAAGATCTTTCCGATCATCTCATCTGGCGCAACGAGCTGGTGAAGGGGGCGTGGTATCCTGATGCCGCCCGTCAACTGGGCGAGTATCTGGCGCAGACATTGTTTCACACCTCTGATTTCTTTCAGCCGCCCGAGGAGAAAAAAAGCGAAGTCGCCCGTTTTTCCAACCCTGAAATGTGCCGCATAACGGAAGATCTGTTCTTTACCGACCCCTATCGGGTCCATGAGCGCAACGCCTATGAGCCCGAACTGGAAGCGGACGCGGCCGCGCTGCGCGACGATCGGGAGCTGAAGCTCAGGGTGGCGGTGCTCAAACACCGTTTCTTGACGAAAGCGGAAGCGCTGCTGCATGGGGATATTCACAGCGGTTCCCTTTTCGTCGCCCGCGAGCGCCTAAAGGTGATCGATGCTGAATTTGGCTACTATGGTCCCGTGGGGTTCGATATCGGCACCGCGGTGGGTAATTTGTTGCTCAATTACTGCGGTTTGCCGGGGCTGTTGCCGCCGCGCGAAGCCGCGGCGGGACGCGAGCAGCGCCTGCGCGATGTGCAGGAAGTCTGGCAGGCGTTCAGTGAGGGATTTCACGGCCTGGCGGCGGAAAAAAGCCGTGACCAGACCTTGGCTGAGCCCGGTTATGTACAGCTGTTTTTGCGTGAAGTGTTACAGGACGCGATAGGTTACTGCGGCACAGAGCTTATCCGGCGTACGGTGGGGCTGGCCCACGTTAGCGATCTGGACGGGATTCAAGACGCCGAAATGCGCCACGCTTGCCAGCGACGGGCGCTGGCGCTGGGCAAAATGCTGATCCTCGCCGCACCGCACATCGCCGACGCCGACGCGTTGGACGCCCGTATACGTCAACATGCCTAA
- the mtnA gene encoding S-methyl-5-thioribose-1-phosphate isomerase, with protein MLTFSTTSLRVRENQLWILDQQALPQQQRWHPAQTVAQLVDHIRALRVRGAPLIGLSASLLLALLAENGQPRAQLERDLAVLRAARPTAVNLMNNLSRMAQALAQSDFVTAMGQEALRLVEEDRALCDAIARHGAALVKPGSRLLTHCNTGGLATAGTGTALGVIALAHRQGNIAQVWVDETRPLLQGGRLTAWELGELGVPYRLICDAMAADLMARGQVDAVWVGADRIAANGDVANKIGTYSLAVLARWHRVPFYVAAPHTTCDASCPSGDAIPIEQRDAAEVTGVTGSFGQCRWAPDGADVYNPAFDVTPAALIDGWVLDTGIVTPQQVGEGLFSRPLRSEGAV; from the coding sequence ATGCTGACGTTTAGCACCACCAGCCTGCGGGTCAGGGAAAATCAATTATGGATTTTGGATCAGCAGGCGTTACCGCAGCAGCAACGCTGGCATCCTGCGCAGACGGTGGCGCAATTGGTGGATCACATCCGCGCGCTGCGCGTGCGCGGCGCGCCGCTTATCGGTCTGTCCGCCAGCCTGCTGTTGGCCTTATTGGCGGAAAACGGTCAGCCCCGGGCGCAGCTTGAGCGCGATTTGGCGGTGCTGCGCGCGGCGCGGCCGACCGCGGTAAATTTGATGAATAATCTCTCGCGCATGGCGCAGGCGTTGGCGCAGTCTGATTTCGTCACCGCGATGGGGCAGGAAGCGCTGCGATTGGTGGAGGAAGATCGGGCGCTGTGCGACGCCATTGCCCGGCACGGTGCCGCGCTGGTCAAACCGGGAAGCCGCCTGTTGACCCACTGCAATACCGGCGGGCTGGCAACGGCCGGCACCGGTACCGCTCTGGGCGTGATTGCTCTCGCTCATCGCCAGGGCAACATCGCGCAGGTATGGGTGGACGAAACCCGGCCGCTGCTCCAGGGCGGCCGTCTCACCGCCTGGGAACTGGGAGAGTTGGGAGTACCTTACCGGCTGATATGCGATGCGATGGCCGCGGACTTAATGGCGCGCGGACAGGTGGACGCCGTTTGGGTCGGCGCGGACAGAATCGCCGCCAACGGCGATGTCGCCAATAAAATCGGTACCTATAGCCTGGCGGTGCTGGCCCGTTGGCACCGTGTGCCGTTTTACGTGGCGGCGCCCCATACCACCTGTGACGCCAGTTGTCCCAGCGGCGATGCCATTCCCATTGAGCAGCGCGACGCTGCTGAAGTGACCGGCGTAACCGGCAGCTTTGGCCAATGCCGATGGGCGCCGGACGGCGCGGACGTTTACAACCCCGCCTTTGACGTCACCCCGGCAGCGCTGATTGACGGCTGGGTGCTGGATACCGGTATCGTTACACCGCAGCAGGTAGGAGAGGGCCTGTTCAGCCGGCCGTTGCGCTCAGAGGGAGCCGTCTGA
- a CDS encoding 1,2-dihydroxy-3-keto-5-methylthiopentene dioxygenase, with protein MSALTVYSDTDASAPRWQSREGDAIQRELNAIGVRFERWQADGELGQNPDAETVIAAYQHAIDRLVAEKGYQSWDVISMRPDNPQREVMRAKFLAEHTHGEDEVRFFVEGAGLFCLHVQGKIYQILCEKNDLISVPAGTPHWFDMGEAPYFTAIRVFDNPEGWIARFTGDAIADAYPRLRR; from the coding sequence ATGAGCGCATTGACCGTTTATTCCGATACTGATGCTTCGGCGCCGCGTTGGCAAAGCCGCGAGGGGGACGCCATTCAACGTGAGCTGAACGCTATCGGCGTTCGTTTCGAGCGTTGGCAGGCCGACGGCGAACTGGGGCAAAATCCCGACGCCGAGACGGTGATTGCCGCCTATCAACACGCCATCGATCGTTTAGTGGCGGAAAAGGGCTATCAAAGCTGGGATGTCATCAGCATGCGTCCGGATAATCCGCAGCGCGAGGTCATGCGCGCGAAATTCCTGGCGGAGCATACCCATGGTGAGGATGAAGTGCGGTTTTTCGTCGAAGGCGCCGGTCTGTTCTGCCTGCATGTGCAGGGAAAAATCTATCAGATATTGTGCGAAAAGAATGACTTGATTTCGGTGCCGGCGGGCACGCCGCACTGGTTTGATATGGGCGAGGCGCCCTATTTTACCGCTATCCGAGTGTTTGATAATCCCGAGGGCTGGATTGCCCGCTTTACCGGCGATGCTATCGCTGACGCGTATCCGCGGCTGAGGCGCTGA